In the Pseudomonas sp. ADAK2 genome, one interval contains:
- a CDS encoding CpsD/CapB family tyrosine-protein kinase, producing MDGSSTKALSIANPSESNLTSTVLDQDLRILFLTAANPGAGTTTSALVLASQLAQMSSGQVLLVDASQSATNLTAQLNLQKERGFRDLLFSTGTPPLLQDCLLQVSSLPFDVLPNGRHLRGNEHLTAERLSPLLDQLGSRYRFVVIDGDAVYSAADTLVISTQVDGVIMVVRSEDTRWEVAQAAVQRLTQAGAKLVGSVFNRRKYYMPKWLYKNL from the coding sequence ATGGACGGTTCATCGACTAAAGCCCTAAGCATCGCCAACCCGAGCGAGTCCAATCTGACTTCGACCGTGCTCGATCAAGATCTGCGGATCCTATTCCTGACCGCCGCCAACCCCGGCGCAGGCACCACCACCAGCGCCCTGGTGCTGGCCAGCCAACTGGCACAGATGAGCAGCGGCCAAGTGCTGCTGGTCGACGCCAGCCAGTCGGCGACCAACCTCACGGCCCAGCTCAACCTGCAAAAAGAGCGCGGTTTTCGCGACCTGCTATTCAGCACCGGCACCCCGCCGCTGCTGCAGGATTGCCTGCTGCAGGTCTCCAGCCTGCCGTTCGATGTGCTGCCCAACGGCCGGCACCTGCGCGGCAACGAACACCTGACCGCCGAACGCCTGAGCCCGTTGCTCGACCAGCTCGGCAGCCGCTACCGCTTTGTGGTGATCGACGGCGACGCGGTGTATTCGGCCGCCGACACCCTGGTCATCAGTACTCAGGTGGACGGCGTGATCATGGTCGTGCGCTCTGAAGACACCCGCTGGGAAGTGGCCCAGGCCGCGGTCCAGCGCCTGACCCAGGCCGGGGCGAAACTGGTCGGCAGCGTGTTCAACCGACGCAAGTACTACATGCCCAAATGGCTCTACAAAAACCTGTAA
- a CDS encoding polysaccharide biosynthesis/export family protein, with amino-acid sequence MNAKMLLLLLLPLAGCSSNSDTQNMPVNILTASPANAQATDMPKVEQTLRPQDVLDVIFHISTSGSDAYRVQPGDQIGLNFTAASQLNGNQLVLPDGSIELPGANTSVKIAGLTSEEARTEIQRAYQRKQLFQPNRNQLSVQIISPLSNESNLKSALNHPATGMSREITVGTDGYASFPEIGAVPLQGMTVNQLETFLNKRYANLPGRMTVDVLLKSTAGNEIYVLGEVGQPGSYPIRRPVSVLEALTLARGTNVKARLDSVVIMRRNGNQVQARRYDVEKALSGDASQIAYLQPDDMLYVPKTKLASAGELARQLADVVLFQGVGFSFGYRVDNKDSDSN; translated from the coding sequence ATGAACGCCAAAATGCTTCTCCTGCTGTTGCTGCCGCTTGCAGGTTGCTCCAGCAATTCCGACACGCAGAACATGCCGGTGAATATCCTCACGGCCTCACCGGCCAATGCCCAGGCAACCGACATGCCCAAGGTCGAGCAGACCTTGCGGCCCCAGGATGTGCTGGACGTGATCTTCCACATCAGCACCAGTGGCTCGGACGCTTATCGCGTGCAGCCCGGTGACCAGATCGGCCTGAACTTCACCGCTGCCAGCCAGCTCAATGGCAATCAACTGGTGCTGCCGGATGGCAGCATAGAACTGCCGGGAGCCAACACGTCGGTGAAAATCGCCGGGCTGACCAGTGAAGAAGCGCGTACCGAGATCCAGCGCGCCTACCAGCGCAAACAACTGTTCCAGCCCAACCGCAATCAGTTGTCCGTGCAAATCATCAGCCCGCTGAGCAACGAGTCGAACCTCAAAAGTGCCCTGAACCACCCCGCTACCGGCATGAGCCGGGAGATCACCGTGGGCACCGACGGTTACGCGAGTTTCCCGGAAATCGGCGCCGTGCCGCTGCAAGGCATGACCGTCAATCAACTGGAAACCTTCCTCAACAAACGCTACGCCAACCTCCCGGGGCGGATGACCGTCGACGTCTTGCTCAAGTCCACCGCGGGCAACGAAATCTATGTGTTGGGTGAAGTCGGCCAGCCGGGTTCCTACCCGATTCGCCGGCCGGTCTCAGTGCTCGAAGCGTTGACCCTCGCCCGAGGCACCAACGTCAAGGCGCGGCTCGATTCGGTGGTGATCATGCGCCGCAACGGAAACCAGGTGCAGGCCCGGCGCTACGACGTGGAAAAAGCCTTGTCCGGCGATGCGTCGCAGATTGCCTACCTGCAACCGGACGACATGCTTTACGTGCCCAAGACCAAACTGGCCAGCGCCGGTGAGCTCGCGCGGCAATTGGCGGACGTGGTGTTGTTCCAGGGCGTGGGGTTCAGCTTTGGCTACCGCGTCGACAACAAAGACAGCGACAGCAACTAA
- a CDS encoding GumC family protein, which produces MNPKENYLHEFFRIFFANKQLVKRVFLVFAVIALTLPLVLKQSFDITAQVIVQSKKLSQGDATTSLNQENASFIPPSLADMETESNILRSPALIRQTISELRDKGEYTPAPGMFNKMVSEPLKLYVTTPLREYVINPVKSALGMETDPVRDTVLDSLTQEAIDKLKIETLPGSNVISIIYSFGDPQQGTKFVATLLQNYLVSRQELQSIELPQSFYETKKQQYEVRLDGLEGKRLSLLEAIGSSDPKEEITFRLNAINTEEQALNLYQDRRLQSQRWLEYLKTSLAAASNSKLNDYTFPYTFTTTVDNVAFEDREIKQMGEALTTQVSRYMNDLAIFQPGSEPMLLTREQIARTRQQFLKVVSNRIQERTNDLAIVGSVIDQKTARIADFKNRIHQLQETQSKLRQLDTEINALHAAFGTYAQRFAESSTARSLDNDLSNARVLSPPYEPTAPAFPKPFLIIPFGLFTGLLLAIALVYVREFFDHRFKHPAQITHELGLPVLLVINDQNMLPNNPHKNWTVPSFVHWVRN; this is translated from the coding sequence ATGAATCCAAAGGAAAACTACCTGCACGAGTTCTTCAGGATCTTCTTCGCCAACAAGCAGCTGGTGAAACGAGTATTCCTGGTCTTTGCAGTCATCGCGCTGACCTTGCCATTGGTGCTCAAGCAGAGCTTCGACATCACCGCGCAAGTCATCGTCCAGTCGAAAAAACTTTCCCAGGGTGACGCGACCACGTCCCTGAATCAGGAGAATGCGAGTTTCATCCCGCCGTCACTGGCGGACATGGAAACCGAGAGCAATATCCTGCGTTCGCCGGCGCTGATTCGTCAGACCATCAGCGAACTGCGGGACAAGGGTGAGTACACCCCCGCTCCCGGCATGTTCAACAAAATGGTGTCCGAGCCGCTGAAGCTCTATGTCACCACGCCGCTGCGCGAATACGTGATCAACCCGGTGAAATCCGCGCTGGGCATGGAGACCGATCCCGTGCGCGACACGGTGCTGGACTCGCTGACCCAGGAGGCCATCGACAAGCTCAAGATCGAAACGCTGCCGGGCTCCAACGTGATCTCCATCATCTACAGCTTTGGCGACCCGCAACAGGGCACCAAGTTTGTCGCGACGTTGCTGCAGAACTACCTGGTCAGCCGCCAGGAACTGCAATCGATCGAACTGCCGCAAAGCTTCTATGAAACCAAGAAGCAGCAATACGAGGTGCGTCTCGATGGCCTGGAAGGCAAACGGCTGTCGTTGCTCGAAGCCATAGGTTCGTCCGATCCCAAGGAAGAAATCACTTTCCGCCTCAACGCCATCAACACCGAGGAGCAAGCACTCAACCTGTACCAGGACCGCCGCCTGCAAAGCCAACGCTGGCTCGAATACCTGAAAACCAGCCTGGCCGCCGCGAGCAATTCCAAACTCAACGACTACACCTTCCCCTACACCTTCACCACCACGGTGGACAACGTCGCCTTTGAAGATCGCGAGATCAAACAAATGGGTGAGGCGCTGACCACGCAAGTCAGCCGCTACATGAACGACCTGGCGATCTTCCAGCCAGGCAGTGAACCGATGTTGCTGACCCGCGAGCAAATCGCCCGCACCCGCCAGCAGTTCCTCAAAGTGGTGAGCAACCGGATTCAGGAGCGCACCAATGACCTGGCGATTGTCGGCTCGGTGATCGACCAGAAAACCGCGCGCATCGCCGACTTCAAGAACCGCATCCACCAGTTGCAGGAAACCCAGAGCAAGCTGCGGCAGTTGGACACCGAGATCAACGCCCTGCACGCGGCGTTCGGTACCTACGCCCAACGCTTTGCCGAAAGCAGCACGGCCCGTTCGCTGGACAACGACCTGTCCAACGCCCGGGTGCTCAGCCCACCGTATGAACCGACGGCCCCGGCGTTTCCCAAGCCGTTCCTGATCATACCGTTCGGCTTGTTCACCGGTCTGTTGCTGGCGATTGCCCTGGTCTACGTGCGTGAGTTCTTCGATCACCGCTTCAAGCATCCTGCGCAAATCACCCACGAACTGGGCCTGCCCGTGCTGCTGGTGATCAACGATCAGAACATGCTGCCGAACAATCCGCACAAGAACTGGACCGTGCCGAGCTTCGTGCATTGGGTGCGCAATTGA
- a CDS encoding glycosyltransferase family 4 protein yields the protein MNAPLTPSSALPIIHLLSSGGFYGAERMLLDHCLATPGQHQVLFLDAPPELIERFREAGVDGQGCSGLGALLTHLRQRRAEQPLINTHNFKGLLFGWVGATLLRLPLVITQHGFTPRSRKQKFYTWLSLQLCRTASVNRVVCVAESIAALCRQASVRSEKLQVIPNGLPAAKGLLPHRVNRQRWLAGYVGRLSSEKGPDLFLDALIPLCQQHPRLDAVMLGDGPERETLLARISDAGLQDRITLPGYQTDMKVWWRRLDALVISSRTEGTPMILLEAMQAGVPVAAFGVGGIPDVLEDRHNGLLATPADSAALARQIGTLLAEPVLAGELSHNAKRTQLDRYDLKALAERWSQLYIRTAREARA from the coding sequence TTGAACGCGCCGCTCACGCCTTCCAGCGCCCTGCCGATCATTCATTTGCTCAGCAGCGGCGGCTTCTATGGGGCTGAGCGGATGCTGCTGGATCATTGCCTGGCGACGCCGGGGCAGCACCAAGTGCTGTTTCTCGATGCGCCGCCAGAGCTGATCGAACGGTTTCGCGAGGCCGGGGTGGATGGCCAGGGCTGCTCGGGGCTGGGGGCATTGCTGACGCATTTGCGTCAGCGCCGGGCCGAACAGCCGCTGATCAATACGCACAATTTCAAAGGCCTGTTGTTCGGCTGGGTCGGCGCGACGCTGTTGCGTTTACCGCTGGTCATTACCCAGCACGGCTTCACGCCGCGCAGCCGCAAGCAGAAGTTCTACACCTGGCTGAGCCTGCAACTGTGCCGCACCGCCTCGGTGAATCGAGTGGTCTGCGTCGCCGAAAGCATCGCCGCGTTGTGCCGCCAGGCCAGTGTCCGGTCGGAAAAATTGCAGGTGATTCCCAATGGCTTGCCGGCGGCCAAAGGCCTGCTGCCGCACCGCGTCAATCGCCAGCGCTGGCTGGCCGGTTACGTCGGGCGGCTGAGCAGTGAAAAAGGCCCGGACCTGTTTCTCGATGCGCTGATTCCACTGTGTCAGCAACACCCTCGACTGGACGCCGTGATGCTCGGCGACGGCCCGGAACGGGAAACCCTGCTGGCGCGGATCAGTGATGCGGGTTTGCAGGACCGCATCACCCTGCCGGGGTACCAGACCGACATGAAGGTGTGGTGGCGCCGACTCGATGCGCTGGTGATCAGCTCGCGCACCGAAGGCACGCCGATGATTTTGCTCGAAGCGATGCAGGCCGGTGTGCCGGTGGCAGCATTCGGCGTCGGCGGCATTCCCGATGTGCTGGAAGACCGGCACAACGGCTTGCTCGCCACGCCGGCCGACAGCGCCGCCCTCGCCCGGCAGATCGGCACCTTGCTGGCGGAACCGGTTCTGGCCGGCGAATTGAGCCACAACGCAAAACGTACACAACTGGATCGCTACGACCTCAAGGCCCTCGCCGAACGCTGGTCGCAGCTTTATATCCGTACCGCACGGGAGGCACGCGCGTGA
- a CDS encoding O-antigen ligase family protein, translating to MIFPLSIISLLGLVCLGLLASPYPYLAPGAVLGLVGFSVLYRKPGWGLLGIVALVPFEGFFKDSALSGTKFIGASLAVILMLQLALHQIPSERLRSNIWRFLIWFMVLYLLSTLNTDDLGVSMGHLRELSVGLILFVITLLVGRELNLDLFAKLATLSVTVTCVLTMLSVKYQDQGRAAGLLEDANAFAMLIAFAVPLALLLVIRSPNLLHRLFWGLCCLALLGGMTKTESRSGLVVLFLSLMIGAWHYRTELSRIRPRHLGFAMLGLAIAIPLALYAMPPGYIARIQSLSILSAGAKSQDESLGRRASYIVVGGQMIRENPLLGTGPGTFPLHYATTGYAKAFSANRKVGDLYRRAHNTYLEIFSELGIPAGLLFVGMLALGLYNLIRARRAWMLRRNWTEADFMTHLGMSFLSLTLFLMFLSAPNQKYVWIMLALTSVLRLKAEQAPLTEAKA from the coding sequence GTGATCTTTCCGCTCTCGATCATCAGTTTGCTCGGCCTGGTCTGCCTCGGTTTGCTGGCCAGCCCTTATCCCTACCTGGCACCCGGCGCGGTGCTTGGCCTGGTGGGTTTCTCGGTGCTCTATCGCAAGCCCGGCTGGGGCTTGCTGGGTATCGTCGCGCTGGTACCCTTCGAGGGTTTCTTCAAGGACAGCGCCCTGTCGGGGACCAAATTCATCGGCGCCTCGCTGGCCGTGATCCTGATGTTGCAACTGGCCCTGCATCAGATTCCGTCCGAACGCCTGCGCAGCAACATCTGGCGCTTCCTGATCTGGTTCATGGTGTTGTACCTGCTGAGCACGCTCAATACCGATGACCTGGGTGTATCGATGGGTCACCTGCGGGAACTGAGCGTCGGCCTGATTCTGTTTGTGATCACGCTGCTGGTCGGTCGCGAGCTGAACCTGGACCTGTTCGCCAAACTGGCGACCCTCAGCGTCACGGTGACCTGCGTATTAACGATGTTATCCGTCAAGTATCAAGACCAGGGCCGCGCCGCCGGCCTGCTGGAAGACGCGAACGCCTTTGCCATGCTGATTGCCTTCGCCGTGCCCCTGGCCCTGTTGCTGGTGATCCGCAGCCCGAACCTGTTGCACCGGTTGTTCTGGGGCCTGTGCTGCCTGGCGCTGTTGGGCGGCATGACCAAGACCGAATCCCGTTCCGGGCTGGTGGTGCTGTTCCTCAGCCTGATGATCGGTGCCTGGCACTACCGCACTGAACTGTCACGCATCCGTCCACGGCACCTGGGGTTTGCCATGCTCGGCCTGGCGATCGCGATTCCGCTGGCGCTCTACGCGATGCCGCCGGGTTATATCGCGCGTATTCAGTCCTTGAGCATTTTGAGCGCGGGCGCCAAGAGCCAGGACGAATCCCTTGGTCGTCGCGCCTCGTACATCGTGGTCGGCGGCCAGATGATCCGCGAGAACCCGCTGCTCGGCACCGGCCCCGGAACCTTCCCGTTGCATTACGCCACCACCGGTTACGCCAAGGCGTTCTCGGCCAACCGTAAAGTCGGCGACCTGTACCGCCGGGCTCACAACACCTACCTGGAAATCTTCAGCGAACTGGGGATTCCCGCCGGCTTGTTGTTCGTCGGCATGCTCGCCCTCGGCCTGTACAACCTGATTCGCGCCCGCCGTGCCTGGATGCTGCGCCGCAACTGGACCGAGGCTGACTTCATGACCCACCTGGGCATGAGTTTCCTGTCGCTGACGCTGTTCCTGATGTTCCTCAGCGCCCCCAACCAAAAGTACGTGTGGATCATGCTTGCGCTGACCAGCGTGCTACGCCTGAAGGCAGAACAAGCGCCACTGACGGAGGCCAAGGCATGA